From the Tigriopus californicus strain San Diego chromosome 4, Tcal_SD_v2.1, whole genome shotgun sequence genome, the window CCCTCACCCAGCTCCACGCCCTCGGGAGGGTCGCAGTAGCCATTGAGAAGGTGGTAGAGGTAGTCCTCGCCACCGTGACGGGCCAACACCATCAAACTTAGATCTGAAGGACGGAAAGTAAAGTTGCGTGAACGGTGGACATCATGATATTGGCTTTTAACCTAGGTTGTACCTGGAGGTACAGCGCCGTTATTGGCGTAGGCCGCAGCAGCGGAATTGGGGAACGGCATGGGTAGATAGTCGGTCAATTTGCCGGGTCGATCGAACATCTCGCCTATGTCATTGGGGCCGTCACGGACCATAACCTCGGCTGCCTCCTCTTTGGCCTCGTCCTCCGTCATGAACACGTCCACAAAATGACGGTAGGGGATGTATTTCAGGCTGTGGCAAGCGGCACACACCTACAGAGATACAAGGCAGagaaaaccaaagcaaaataagAGTACTTTTCACACACTGAACACCAACTCAGGACGTATGTTGTTATATCTTTGTACTTTAGGGTACTATACAGCAATGAAAGATATCTTGGTATACTTGGGTCAAGAGTGTCActataaaacaaaaaagtcaatCTCCATCTTTTACTTAACATTGTCACACCTTTTCTGGGAGGACACCCATGATCCCCCGGGTGGCCATTACCCGTTCCCTTAGATTAAGCCAAGAGTGGAATGTCCGTCTAAGCAGTCTCCAAGACCTTCTCCTTGAAGGGGTCTAGGTCCAGTTAGACTCACCTGTTTGTACACTTGGTACCCCCGACGAATGGAAGCATGGTCAAACGAGTCAATCGGACCTTTGTGCGACCACGGCAACTTGGGTGGGTGCAAGGTCAAATCCGCCTTGACCGACTCATCCAGAGCCACGTACAGACCTGAAACATCCAGCAGATACATCTTCCATTACAAATCACGGTCATGGTTGGCCAGAATCAACGTGTAATTGGATACCCGCTCCTCCAGTGGCGCCCATGCCTAGGGCCGTAGCCAGAACCTTTTTGCCCACGGTCCAACCTGCCATCCTGTTCTGGGGAAACCAAGAGAGAGAAGTTAGGGCGGAGCACACGAGAGATCTAACCAAATGGCTGCATTGAAGGGACTTACTTGCAGCCCAAGGTctgaaggaaagaaagatctTTGCTGCACGCACGTAACGCAACGACACCACTCAGAAGTGTTGTAGAAGTGATTGTAGTGGCAGTTGTCGAGCAGATGATGGCGACCACCAATAGGAGGGTAGAGTGACCCGGTAAAATCCATGGAAAACACCCACGGAAAGTCAGTATTTCGCAATCGGGCTCATTCAAGCCATGTTTTCGAGAAACAGAAGCGTTTTTAAGATTTGAAAGACGTAGAGATGTGACTGTGTGCCATAATAGTGATACTAGGTCCTTgtattttaatcaattttcgCCCCGGACTTTAGTTTTCTTTGGTCGGAATTATGGCCTGAATCTTGACTCCGATTTTTtataccatttttttttctggcagGATGTTATTATCCGACTTGTAATTGAAATGAGAGGGTTTGGCTTTGTCTCTGCCAGGAATGGGTAGGGGTTTTTTTTACCTCCTAAATCTTTGAGTTTTAAATATTGAGCTTGTCACAAGGCAGGGTGAAAATAAGCCTGGGGTGGTTTTAAACTTCAGCTTATATTCGAAACCATAGCGTAGTGCTACTCCAGACAATTGAAGGCAATGTCTCTTGAATCAGAAACCATACCTACCAACGGGTTCAGTTGTCACCCATCGGCCATTGTGTTTCCTCTGGTTGGCTTGAAGTGCACTCTCTTGGCCTTGCCTCCTCTGTGTTTGAATTTGGGATTGTCATTCTTGACTCTGGAATGTGGTTGTGGTGTGTTGTACTTAAAGcccattttgcaaaaaaaaaacttacttCCAAATCTTAACATTTCCAACTTTAATTGGACAAAAACTATGAAGACTTATTCAATTTCACCAGAAAATTATCTACAGTTGGCTAAGGTATCCAACCATGattgtcattgaaattttacagGATCAACAAACAATTGTAGTTTTCTCCAGCACATTGAAAAATAGAAGATTACagcaaaaagtaaaagtaagTAAAAAGTCTTAATAGTCTCAGCCTTAAGGCTTTCACTAATCCTTACGCTCACTTGGGCTTTTATTCACTGAGTGAAACAAagttctttgtttttgttttttttatcttatgcCGAAATTCATCTTCCTTACTTGTTTCAAAGCAGCATTCTAAAGTGGGTCTTTTGAGTATTGCTTGAAAACTAAGCTGGTCACCGATGAACAGACAAATATTCTCGCAACCTCGTCTTAAGGTTTCGTAAAGTCAAGGCCGTAATGGTTGAGTTTCGTAAGTCCATATATCAAGCCTTGAAATGTCCTTGTGTTTTTACTCTGACATTACATCCTTTATCGGCAACTGCGAAAGTTTTTGCACTTATGTCACGACgtaactgatttttttcttgtaattTTGATTGCGGAAGATTTGTCTCTCAGAAAGTCGCTCAACCTTAAAAGTGGTCCCAAACGTGATAAATGATTCTGACCCACAAAcgtcaaatcaaatgacttgccattcattttaaagtttgtttggcCCAAATCTGAAAGTAAATGGCAATCATTTGTTCAATTCTTTATACCATTGTGTATTGCC encodes:
- the LOC131878711 gene encoding cytochrome c1, heme protein, mitochondrial-like translates to MDFTGSLYPPIGGRHHLLDNCHYNHFYNTSEWCRCVTCVQQRSFFPSDLGLQNRMAGWTVGKKVLATALGMGATGGAGLYVALDESVKADLTLHPPKLPWSHKGPIDSFDHASIRRGYQVYKQVCAACHSLKYIPYRHFVDVFMTEDEAKEEAAEVMVRDGPNDIGEMFDRPGKLTDYLPMPFPNSAAAAYANNGAVPPDLSLMVLARHGGEDYLYHLLNGYCDPPEGVELGEGQHFNPYFPGGAIGMAPPLYTDIIEYEDGTPATQSQLAKDVITFLSWTAMPEHDERKKFGMKAMLVLIPFTALCYYKKRQYWSLLKSGKYVYNPKKY